From one Lolium rigidum isolate FL_2022 chromosome 4, APGP_CSIRO_Lrig_0.1, whole genome shotgun sequence genomic stretch:
- the LOC124707264 gene encoding uncharacterized protein LOC124707264: MEISLDALLGAQRDLADRLAQGVSGLLLHVQPPHKLIPFAFAFDIELPPVPFVRDDLPAAAVASLAEIGDRLGQAGSGLGGAVQHLSRQLPLPFLLSEGSRRRRREVYPPPPAAVDRGLAAQGGLALERAEERDPLEVAAAAAAAATGSAAAATGNGALRVDESDEEDDELGFEIGTFGRFKRHKGRVNVSATYNTRHQTVDGSVVARGEIWRFEASRGGPTYGNNSGPPFLIQLGPIIFVRDSTFLFPINLSEQHLVWYGYDRKNGVHSICPAIWSKHKKWLLMSMMCLNPVSCSFMDVQFPNGQLTYVAGEGITASGFLPLVGGLLQVHGKCPGETKLSFSFKSTQGTRFTPAFQWPDNSLSFEFSQAVAWKKYGLMVKPSVQVSVCPTFGGSDPGIKAEIVHSLKEELSVMYGLSCSRHPSAFTSLSLGRSKTNGEVRSSGVVITMEAPLDNMGRPSLSVQLNGGFEF; the protein is encoded by the exons ATGGAGATCTCGCTGGACGCGCTGCTGGGCGCGCAGCGGGACCTGGCCGACCGCCTCGCGCAGGGCGTCTCGGGGCTGCTCCTCCACGTGCAGCCGCCGCACAAGCTCATCCCCTTCGCCTTCGCCTTCGACATCGAGCTGCCCCCGGTCCCCTTCGTGCGCGAcgacctcccggccgccgccgtcgcctcgctCGCCGAGATCGGCGACCGGCTCGGCCAGGCCGGCTCCGGGCTCGGCGGCGCCGTGCAGCACCTGTCGCGCCAGCTCCCGCTGCCGTTCCTCCTGTCGGAGGGCTCGCGGCGCCGGAGGCGGGAGGTATATCCACCGCCGCCCGCGGCGGTGGACAGGGGGCTCGCTGCCCAGGGCGGGCTAGCTTTGGAGAGGGCCGAAGAGAGAGACCCACTCGAGGTGGCggctgccgcggcggcggcggccactggGAGTGCCGCTGCAGCTACTGGGAACGGGGCTTTGCGTGTGGATGAGTCagatgaagaggatgacgagCTCGGATTTGAAATTGGGACTTTCGGGAGATTTAAGAGACATAAG GGGAGGGTAAATGTCTCAGCAACATATAATACGAGGCACCAAACTGTTGATGGTTCAGTAGTTGCTCGTGGAGAAATCTGGAGGTTTGAAGCATCACGCGGTGGTCCAACTTATGGAAATAACAGTGGCCCTCCTTTCCTTATTCAATTGGGTCCTATAATTTTTGTCCGAGACTCTACATTTCTTTTCCCTATTAATCTGTCAGAGCAACACCTTGTTTGGTATGGTTATGATCGCAAG AACGGAGTTCATTCCATATGTCCAGCAATCTGGTCAAAGCATAAAAAATGGTTGTTAATGTCCATGATGTGCCTCAACCCGGTATCCTGT TCCTTCATGGATGTGCAGTTTCCAAATGGGCAGTTAACATATGTTGCTGGTGAGGGGATAACAGCAAGTGGTTTTCTCCCATTAGTTGGTGGATTACTTCAAGTCCATGGAAAATGTCCTGGAGAAACCAAACTGAGCTTCTCCTTCAAG AGCACACAAGGCACAAGGTTTACCCCTGCATTTCAATGGCCTGACAATTCTCTGTCATTTGAATTTTCCCAAGCTGTAGCATGGAAAAAGTATGGCCTTATGGTGAAACCGAGCGTCCAAGTCAG TGTTTGCCCCACTTTCGGAGGAAGTGATCCTGGCATAAAGGCAGAGATTGTCCATTCATTGAAGGAGGAACTCAGTGTGATGTACGGCTTGTCTTGCTCAAGACATCCTTCGGCTTTCACGTCTCTTTCT CTTGGGCGATCTAAGACGAATGGTGAAGTCCGCAGTTCGGGGGTTGTAATCACCATGGAAGCACCCCTTGATAACATGGGAAGGCCATCATTATCTGTTCAACTGAATGGAGGTTTTGAGTTCTGA